From Coccinella septempunctata chromosome 4, icCocSept1.1, whole genome shotgun sequence, a single genomic window includes:
- the LOC123310965 gene encoding co-chaperone protein daf-41: protein MTEQSLPPPVMWAQRTAVVFLTINLEDVKDPEIKFEKDSVYFKGTGGVEKKTYEVTIPLYKEIDPEKSKSFQRGRCIEILLVKANGDEPYWPSLTKDKKKFHWLKCDFNKWHDEDDSGDEGLGGMGGGGDFDEIMKQMGGLGGAGGKKPSFDDLDDGEEADSDDEPIPDLE from the exons ATGACCGAACAAAG TTTACCACCACCAGTAATGTGGGCGCAAAGAACGGCCGTAGTATTTTTAACAATCAATTTAGAAGATGTAAAAGACCCTGAAATAAA atttgaaaaggACTCGGTATATTTCAAAGGTACTGGTGGTGTAGAGAAAAAGACTTATGAAGTTACAATCCCTTTATACAAAGAAATTGACCCAGAAAAAAGTAAAAGTTTTCAAAGAGGTAGATGTATTGAAATACTCCTTGTGAAAGCTAATGGTGATGAACCATATTGGCCATCACTAACCAAAGACAAAAAGAAATTCCATTGGTTGAAATGTGATTTCAACAAATGGCATGATGAGGACGATTCAGGTGATGAAGGCTTAGGTGGTATGGGTGGCGGAggcgattttgatgaaataatgaaacaaaTGGGAGGTTTAGGTG GTGCTGGTGGCAAAAAACCTTCCTTTGATGATTTAGATGATGGTGAAGAAGCAGATTCAGATGATGAGCCAATTCCCGATCTTGAATAA